In one Oryzias latipes chromosome 13, ASM223467v1 genomic region, the following are encoded:
- the rap2b gene encoding ras-related protein Rap-2b — MREYKVVVLGSGGVGKSALTVQFVTGSFIEKYDPTIEDFYRKEIEVDSSPSVLEILDTAGTEQFASMRDLYIKNGQGFILVYSLVNQQSFQDIKPMRDQITRVKRYEKVPMILVGNKVDLDAEREVSAGEGKALADEWNCPFMETSAKNKTSVDDVFAEIVRQMNYASTPNGDGRCCSGCVIL, encoded by the coding sequence ATGCGAGAGTACAAAGTAGTGGTTCTCGGTTCCGGGGGTGTCGGCAAGTCAGCACTCACCGTCCAGTTCGTGACGGGATCCTTTATAGAGAAATACGACCCAACGATAGAGGATTTCTACAGGAAGGAGATCGAGGTGGACTCTTCTCCGTCCGTGCTGGAGATCCTGGACACGGCGGGGACCGAGCAGTTCGCCTCCATGCGAGACCTGTACATCAAGAACGGCCAGGGTTTCATCCTGGTTTACAGCCTGGTCAACCAGCAAAGCTTCCAGGACATCAAACCGATGAGGGACCAGATCACTCGGGTGAAAAGGTACGAGAAGGTGCCGATGATCCTGGTGGGAAACAAAGTGGACCTGGATGCGGAGCGGGAGGTGTCGGCCGGTGAGGGGAAGGCACTGGCGGACGAGTGGAACTGCCCGTTCATGGAAACCTcagccaaaaataaaacctcGGTGGACGACGTGTTCGCAGAAATAGTCCGACAGATGAACTATGCGTCCACGCCAAATGGCGACGGCCGGTGCTGCTCGGGTTGTGTCATCCtctaa